A genome region from Rhodopseudomonas boonkerdii includes the following:
- the rpoB gene encoding DNA-directed RNA polymerase subunit beta: MGQQTFTGRKRVRKFFGHIKEVAEMPNLIEVQKASYDQFLMVDEPAGGRLDEGLQAVFRSVFPISDFAGTSMLEFVRYEFEPPKYDVDECRQRGMTYAAPLKVTLRLIVFDIDEETGAKSVKDIKEQDVYMGDIPLMTMNGTFVVNGTERVIVSQMHRSPGVFFDHDKGKTHSSGKLLFAARVIPYRGSWLDIEFDAKDIVYARIDRRRKIPVTSLMYALGLDGEEILSTFYQKIIYKKIKDGGWRVPFDPSRFRGYSTVNDLIDADTGKVVLEAGKKLTVRGARQLAEKGLKALQLTDEDLIGSYLADDLVNAKTGEIYAEAGEEITEKSLKALDEEGYKELPLLDIDHVNIGAYIRNTLAADKNMTREDALFDIYRVMRPGEPPTLESAQNMFQSLFFDAERYDLSAVGRVKMNMRLELDAPDTHRTLRKEDILSVIKTLVDLRDGKGEIDDIDHLGNRRVRSVGELMENQYRVGLLRMERAIKERMSSVDIDTVMPQDLINAKPAAAAVREFFGSSQLSQFMDQTNPLSEITHKRRLSALGPGGLTRERAGFEVRDVHPTHYGRICPIETPEGPNIGLINSLATFARVNKYGFVETPYRKVKDGRVTDEVVYLSAMEEGRYSVAQANVQLDAKGKFADEMVICRHAGDVMPLPADKVDYMDVSPKQLVSVAAALIPFLENDDANRALMGSNMQRQAVPLVRAEAPFVGTGMEAVVARDSGAAIAARRAGVIDQIDATRVVIRATEDLDPTKSGVDIYRLMKYQRSNQSTCINQRPLVKVGDVVRKGDIIADGPSTDLGELALGRNVLVAFMPWNGYNFEDSILLSERIVKEDVFTSIHIEEFEVMARDTKLGPEEITRDIPNVSEEALKNLDEAGIVYIGAEVRAGDILVGKITPKGESPMTPEEKLLRAIFGEKASDVRDTSLRVPPGVQGTIVEVRVFNRHGVDKDERALAIEREEIERLAKDRDDEQAILDRNVYGRLADLLENKVGIAGPKGFKKDSKITRAVLDENPRSQWWMFATANDKLMTEIEAMRKQYDESKKGLEQRFLDKVEKLQRGDELPPGVMKMVKVFVAVKRKIQPGDKMAGRHGNKGVVSKIVPIEDMPFLEDGTHADIVLNPLGVPSRMNVGQILETHLGWACAGMGKKIGETIDAFYQRQDLKPLRETLKKVYGEDEVIKSLNDDELIELARNLKPGVPIATPVFDGAKEADIEDMLKMAGFDASGQSTVYDGRTGDQFDRKVTVGYIYMLKLHHLVDDKIHARSIGPYSLVTQQPLGGKAQFGGQRFGEMEVWALEAYGAAYTLQEMLTVKSDDVAGRTKVYEAIVRGDDTFEAGIPESFNVLVKEMRSLGLNVDLHNSKLPGPTSEAAE, from the coding sequence ATGGGTCAGCAGACGTTCACCGGTCGCAAGCGCGTTCGCAAGTTCTTCGGTCACATCAAGGAAGTCGCCGAGATGCCGAACCTCATCGAGGTTCAGAAGGCGTCCTACGACCAGTTCCTGATGGTCGACGAGCCTGCGGGCGGTCGGCTCGACGAAGGCCTCCAGGCTGTTTTCCGTTCGGTGTTTCCGATCTCGGATTTCGCCGGCACCTCGATGCTCGAATTCGTCCGCTACGAATTCGAGCCGCCCAAATATGACGTGGACGAGTGCCGCCAGCGCGGCATGACCTATGCGGCGCCGCTGAAGGTGACGCTGCGCCTGATCGTGTTCGATATCGACGAGGAAACCGGCGCCAAGTCCGTCAAGGACATCAAGGAGCAGGACGTCTACATGGGCGACATCCCGCTCATGACCATGAACGGCACCTTCGTCGTCAACGGTACCGAGCGCGTCATCGTCTCGCAGATGCACCGTTCGCCGGGCGTGTTCTTCGATCACGACAAGGGCAAGACCCACTCGTCGGGCAAGCTGCTGTTCGCGGCCCGCGTGATCCCGTATCGCGGCTCCTGGCTCGATATCGAATTCGACGCCAAGGACATCGTCTATGCGCGTATCGACCGTCGCCGCAAGATTCCGGTGACGTCGCTGATGTATGCCCTGGGTCTCGACGGCGAAGAGATTCTGTCGACCTTCTACCAGAAGATCATCTACAAGAAGATCAAGGACGGCGGCTGGCGCGTGCCGTTCGATCCGTCGCGCTTCCGCGGCTATTCGACTGTCAACGACCTCATTGATGCCGACACCGGCAAGGTGGTGCTTGAAGCCGGCAAGAAGCTCACCGTGCGCGGCGCCCGCCAGCTCGCCGAGAAGGGCCTCAAGGCACTGCAGCTCACCGATGAGGATTTGATCGGCAGCTATCTCGCCGACGACCTGGTGAACGCGAAGACCGGCGAAATCTATGCCGAAGCTGGCGAAGAGATCACCGAGAAGTCGCTCAAGGCGCTGGACGAGGAGGGCTACAAGGAGCTGCCGCTGCTCGACATCGACCACGTCAATATCGGCGCCTATATCCGCAACACGCTCGCGGCCGACAAGAACATGACGCGTGAAGATGCGCTGTTCGACATCTACCGCGTGATGCGTCCGGGCGAGCCCCCGACGCTCGAGTCCGCACAGAACATGTTCCAGTCGCTGTTCTTCGACGCCGAGCGCTACGACCTCTCGGCCGTGGGTCGCGTGAAGATGAACATGCGCCTCGAACTCGATGCGCCGGACACCCATCGCACGTTGCGCAAGGAAGACATCCTCTCGGTCATCAAGACCCTGGTGGATCTGCGCGACGGCAAGGGCGAGATCGACGACATCGATCATCTCGGCAACCGCCGTGTGCGTTCGGTCGGCGAGCTGATGGAAAATCAGTATCGCGTCGGCCTGCTGCGCATGGAGCGCGCCATCAAGGAGCGCATGTCGTCGGTGGATATCGACACCGTGATGCCGCAGGACCTGATCAACGCGAAGCCTGCCGCCGCAGCGGTGCGCGAGTTCTTCGGCTCGTCGCAGCTGTCGCAGTTCATGGACCAGACCAACCCGCTGTCGGAAATCACCCACAAGCGTCGTCTCTCGGCGCTTGGACCGGGCGGTCTGACCCGCGAGCGCGCCGGCTTCGAAGTCCGCGACGTGCATCCGACCCACTATGGCCGTATCTGCCCGATCGAAACGCCGGAAGGTCCGAACATCGGTCTGATCAACTCGCTCGCTACGTTCGCGCGTGTGAACAAGTACGGCTTCGTCGAGACGCCGTATCGCAAGGTGAAGGACGGCCGCGTCACCGATGAGGTTGTGTATCTCTCGGCGATGGAAGAAGGCCGTTACTCGGTGGCGCAGGCCAACGTGCAGCTCGACGCCAAGGGCAAGTTCGCCGACGAAATGGTGATCTGCCGTCACGCCGGCGACGTGATGCCGCTGCCGGCCGACAAGGTCGACTATATGGACGTGTCGCCGAAGCAGCTCGTTTCGGTCGCCGCGGCGCTGATCCCGTTCCTTGAGAATGACGACGCCAACCGCGCGCTGATGGGCTCGAACATGCAGCGTCAGGCCGTGCCGCTGGTGCGTGCCGAAGCGCCGTTCGTCGGCACCGGCATGGAGGCCGTCGTGGCGCGCGACTCCGGCGCCGCGATCGCGGCTCGCCGTGCCGGCGTGATCGACCAGATCGACGCGACCCGCGTGGTTATCCGCGCGACCGAAGATCTCGATCCGACCAAGTCGGGCGTCGATATCTATCGTTTGATGAAGTATCAGCGCTCGAACCAGTCGACCTGCATCAACCAGCGTCCGCTGGTGAAGGTCGGTGACGTCGTGCGCAAGGGCGACATCATTGCCGACGGTCCGTCGACCGATCTCGGTGAGCTCGCGCTCGGCCGCAACGTGCTCGTCGCGTTTATGCCGTGGAACGGCTACAACTTCGAAGACTCGATCCTGCTCTCCGAGCGGATCGTGAAGGAAGACGTCTTCACCTCGATTCATATCGAGGAATTCGAAGTGATGGCCCGCGACACCAAGCTCGGTCCTGAGGAAATCACCCGTGACATTCCGAACGTGTCGGAAGAAGCGCTGAAGAACCTCGACGAAGCCGGTATCGTCTACATCGGCGCCGAAGTTCGCGCCGGCGACATCCTGGTCGGCAAGATCACGCCGAAGGGCGAAAGCCCGATGACGCCGGAAGAAAAGCTGCTGCGCGCCATTTTCGGTGAAAAGGCGTCAGACGTTCGCGACACCTCGCTCCGCGTGCCTCCGGGCGTGCAGGGCACCATCGTGGAAGTCCGCGTGTTCAACCGTCACGGCGTCGACAAGGACGAGCGTGCGCTGGCGATCGAGCGCGAAGAGATCGAACGTCTCGCCAAGGACCGTGACGACGAACAGGCCATCCTGGATCGTAACGTGTATGGCCGTCTGGCAGACCTCCTGGAGAACAAGGTCGGCATCGCCGGTCCGAAGGGCTTCAAGAAGGACAGCAAGATCACGCGCGCCGTTCTCGACGAGAATCCGCGGTCGCAGTGGTGGATGTTTGCCACCGCGAACGACAAGCTGATGACCGAAATCGAAGCGATGCGGAAGCAGTACGACGAGTCGAAGAAAGGCCTTGAACAGCGCTTCCTCGACAAGGTCGAGAAGTTGCAGCGCGGCGACGAGCTGCCTCCGGGCGTGATGAAGATGGTCAAGGTCTTCGTCGCGGTGAAGCGCAAGATCCAGCCAGGCGACAAGATGGCCGGCCGTCACGGCAACAAGGGCGTGGTGTCGAAGATCGTTCCGATCGAAGACATGCCGTTCCTCGAGGACGGTACCCATGCGGACATCGTGCTCAACCCGCTGGGCGTGCCGTCGCGCATGAATGTCGGTCAGATCCTCGAGACGCATCTCGGCTGGGCCTGCGCCGGCATGGGCAAGAAGATCGGCGAGACCATCGACGCGTTCTACCAGAGGCAGGATCTCAAGCCGCTGCGCGAGACCCTGAAGAAGGTCTATGGCGAAGATGAAGTCATCAAGTCGCTGAACGATGACGAACTGATCGAGCTTGCGCGCAACCTCAAGCCTGGCGTGCCGATCGCAACGCCGGTGTTCGACGGTGCGAAGGAAGCCGATATCGAAGACATGCTTAAGATGGCAGGCTTCGACGCATCGGGTCAGTCGACCGTCTATGACGGCCGCACCGGCGACCAGTTCGACCGCAAGGTGACCGTGGGCTACATCTACATGCTCAAGCTTCACCATCTCGTGGACGACAAGATCCACGCGCGTTCGATCGGTCCGTACTCGCTCGTCACGCAGCAGCCGCTGGGTGGCAAGGCGCAGTTCGGCGGCCAGCGCTTCGGCGAAATGGAAGTGTGGGCACTGGAAGCATACGGCGCGGCTTATACGCTGCAGGAAATGCTGACGGTGAAGTCGGACGACGTCGCGGGCCGTACCAAGGTCTACGAGGCGATCGTGCGCGGCGACGACACGTTCGAGGCCGGTATCCCGGAATCGTTCAACGTGCTCGTGAAGGAAATGCGCTCGCTCGGCCTCAACGTCGACCTGCACAATTCCAAGCTGCCGGGGCCGACCTCCGAGGCCGCCGAGTAA
- the rplL gene encoding 50S ribosomal protein L7/L12, which translates to MADLNKIVDDLSSLTVLEAAELAKLLEEKWGVSAAAAVAVAAAPGAGGGGAAAAEEKTDFTIVLASAGDKKIEVIKEVRAITGLGLKEAKDLVEGAPKPLKEGVAKDEAEKIKAQLEKAGAKVELK; encoded by the coding sequence ATGGCTGACCTCAATAAGATCGTTGACGACCTCTCGAGCCTCACCGTGCTCGAAGCCGCCGAACTCGCCAAGCTGCTCGAAGAGAAGTGGGGCGTGTCGGCTGCCGCTGCCGTGGCTGTTGCCGCTGCTCCGGGCGCTGGTGGTGGCGGTGCTGCCGCAGCTGAAGAAAAGACCGACTTCACGATCGTCCTGGCTTCGGCCGGCGACAAGAAGATCGAAGTCATCAAGGAAGTCCGTGCGATCACCGGTCTCGGCCTCAAGGAAGCCAAGGACCTGGTCGAAGGCGCGCCGAAGCCCCTCAAGGAAGGCGTTGCCAAGGACGAAGCCGAGAAGATCAAGGCTCAGCTCGAGAAGGCTGGCGCCAAGGTCGAACTCAAGTAA
- the rplJ gene encoding 50S ribosomal protein L10, with protein MERAAKKDAVESLNGVFKTTGVAIVAHYSGLTVAQMQTLRKQMKQAGASVKVSKNRLAKIALEGTDVVAIGSLLKGPTVIATSDDPVAAPKVAVEFAKANDKFVILGGSMGKTVLNVDSVKALASLPSLDELRGKLVGLLVAPATKIAQLSTAPAAKVARVVQAYASKSEAA; from the coding sequence GTGGAAAGAGCGGCAAAGAAGGACGCGGTCGAATCGCTGAATGGGGTCTTCAAGACCACCGGCGTTGCGATCGTTGCCCATTATTCCGGCCTCACCGTTGCCCAGATGCAGACCCTGCGTAAGCAGATGAAGCAGGCGGGTGCCTCGGTGAAGGTCTCGAAAAACCGTCTCGCCAAAATTGCTCTTGAAGGCACGGATGTTGTTGCCATCGGTTCCCTGCTGAAGGGCCCGACCGTGATCGCCACTTCGGACGATCCGGTAGCTGCACCGAAGGTTGCCGTCGAATTTGCCAAGGCGAACGATAAGTTCGTCATTCTTGGCGGCTCGATGGGTAAGACCGTCCTGAATGTCGACAGCGTCAAGGCTCTCGCCTCGCTGCCGTCCCTCGACGAACTGCGCGGCAAACTCGTTGGCCTCCTCGTGGCGCCGGCGACCAAGATCGCTCAGCTGTCGACTGCGCCCGCGGCCAAGGTCGCGCGCGTCGTTCAGGCTTATGCCTCAAAGAGCGAAGCGGCCTGA
- a CDS encoding Isoquinoline 1-oxidoreductase subunit: MSAGILSVAQFGTNEADAAVSNPKTLQPVSAFARIKNKNERAVALFNEAGKVIQSPRCLNCHPAGDRPTQTDRMRPHIPLVVRGEGGMGAASGLACTTCHHENNFDAANVPGNAKWSLAPAEMAWQGKTLGQICVQIKDKERNGGKDLAALVHHMAEDELVGWGWKPGGNRTPAPGTQKQFGELIKAWVDAGAACPKG, from the coding sequence ATGTCTGCTGGGATTCTTTCCGTCGCGCAGTTTGGCACGAACGAGGCCGATGCAGCGGTCAGCAATCCGAAAACGCTGCAGCCAGTCTCGGCCTTCGCCAGGATCAAGAACAAGAACGAGCGCGCCGTGGCGCTCTTCAACGAGGCCGGCAAGGTGATCCAGTCGCCGCGCTGCCTCAATTGCCACCCGGCCGGCGATCGTCCGACGCAGACCGACCGCATGCGTCCGCACATTCCGCTGGTGGTGCGCGGCGAGGGCGGCATGGGCGCGGCCAGCGGTCTCGCTTGCACGACCTGCCACCATGAAAACAACTTCGACGCCGCCAATGTCCCCGGCAACGCGAAGTGGTCGCTGGCGCCGGCCGAGATGGCCTGGCAGGGTAAGACGCTCGGTCAGATCTGCGTGCAGATCAAGGACAAGGAGCGCAACGGCGGCAAGGACCTTGCGGCGTTGGTTCATCACATGGCGGAGGACGAGCTGGTCGGCTGGGGCTGGAAACCCGGTGGCAACCGCACCCCGGCGCCGGGTACGCAGAAGCAGTTCGGCGAATTGATCAAGGCGTGGGTGGACGCGGGCGCGGCTTGCCCGAAGGGGTAG
- a CDS encoding xanthine dehydrogenase family protein molybdopterin-binding subunit, producing the protein MTVHDTKLSRRTLLKAGAGLVIGAYVARADKLFAQAAAQPKVNIAPNTFLIIKPDSTVTVLCKQIEFGQGPFTGFATLVAEELDADWSQMRADHAPSNPELYKNLAFGLQGTGGSTAIANAYLQMRQVGAAARQMLIAAAADIWQVPAGEITVENGVLKHASGKEGRFGEFADKAMTMPVPADPKLKDPANFKFIGKEGVVKRLDSADKSDGKAFYTLDINEPDMLTVVVARSPKFGGTVKSFDATAAKAVPGVVDVKQVPTGVAVYAKGFWPAKMGREALKIVWDDSKAEKRGSAELLQQFRTLSKTPGKLVRAEGKFEEAIAKGGRVIETEYVFPYLAHAAMEPLNGYLKWDGQSVYARYGCQFPTPDHMAFSKAFGLPVDKIKIDVVLAGGSFGRRAQQSTHQAIEMAEVAKAIGPGKPIKLVWTREDDMRGGYYRPYSVHRMRGAVRDGKIEAWSDTIVSQSIMKGSFFEAVMFKDGLDPTSYEGSNDIPYEVANFRCDMHQVDVGVPVLWWRSVGHTHTGYAVEAFVDELLEAAGKDPVEGRLELLGKKPRHAGVLKAVAELADWKNYKVPAGRARGVAVVESFNSFVAQVVELSMTEEGPKVHKVWCAVDCGVAVNPDIIRAQMEGGIGFALGHILYAEQTLDAGAPVAGNFDTYRSLRINEMPEVEVVIVKSTEKPTGVGEPGVPPLGPAVANAMAKLGVGRPRQLPIVPGAAA; encoded by the coding sequence ATGACCGTTCACGACACCAAACTGTCGCGCCGCACGCTGCTGAAGGCTGGTGCCGGCCTCGTCATTGGCGCCTATGTAGCACGCGCCGACAAGTTGTTCGCCCAGGCTGCGGCGCAGCCGAAGGTCAATATCGCGCCGAATACGTTTCTGATCATCAAGCCGGACAGCACGGTGACCGTGTTGTGCAAACAGATCGAGTTCGGGCAGGGGCCGTTTACCGGCTTTGCGACACTCGTTGCCGAAGAGCTCGATGCCGACTGGTCGCAGATGCGCGCCGATCATGCGCCGTCCAATCCGGAGCTCTACAAGAACCTTGCATTCGGTTTGCAGGGGACCGGCGGCTCCACCGCCATCGCCAATGCCTACCTGCAGATGCGGCAGGTCGGCGCTGCTGCGCGGCAGATGCTGATCGCGGCGGCGGCTGATATCTGGCAGGTGCCGGCCGGTGAAATCACTGTCGAGAACGGCGTGCTCAAGCATGCGTCCGGCAAGGAAGGCCGGTTCGGTGAATTCGCCGACAAGGCGATGACCATGCCGGTGCCGGCGGATCCCAAGCTGAAAGATCCCGCGAACTTCAAGTTCATCGGTAAGGAAGGCGTAGTGAAGCGCCTCGACAGCGCTGACAAGAGTGACGGCAAGGCGTTCTATACGCTCGATATCAACGAACCCGACATGCTGACGGTTGTCGTGGCGCGCTCGCCGAAATTCGGCGGCACGGTGAAATCGTTCGATGCGACGGCGGCGAAAGCCGTGCCGGGCGTGGTCGATGTGAAGCAGGTGCCGACCGGCGTTGCCGTCTATGCCAAAGGTTTCTGGCCGGCGAAGATGGGGCGCGAGGCGCTGAAGATCGTGTGGGACGACAGCAAGGCCGAGAAGCGCGGCAGCGCCGAATTGCTGCAGCAGTTTCGCACGTTGTCGAAAACGCCGGGCAAGCTGGTGCGTGCCGAAGGCAAGTTCGAGGAGGCGATTGCCAAAGGCGGCCGCGTGATCGAAACCGAATATGTCTTTCCCTATCTCGCCCATGCCGCCATGGAGCCGCTCAACGGCTATCTGAAGTGGGACGGTCAAAGCGTCTATGCGCGCTATGGCTGCCAGTTCCCGACGCCCGACCACATGGCTTTCTCGAAGGCGTTCGGCTTGCCGGTGGACAAGATCAAGATCGACGTGGTTCTGGCTGGCGGCAGTTTTGGGCGCCGCGCGCAGCAATCCACGCATCAGGCGATCGAGATGGCCGAAGTCGCCAAGGCGATCGGGCCGGGCAAGCCGATCAAGCTGGTCTGGACCCGCGAGGACGATATGCGCGGTGGTTACTATCGGCCTTACAGTGTCCATCGCATGCGCGGCGCCGTGCGCGACGGCAAGATCGAGGCGTGGAGCGATACGATCGTTTCGCAGTCGATCATGAAGGGCTCGTTTTTTGAGGCCGTGATGTTCAAGGACGGGCTCGATCCGACATCCTACGAAGGCTCCAACGACATTCCCTATGAGGTCGCCAACTTCCGCTGCGACATGCATCAGGTCGATGTCGGCGTCCCCGTGCTGTGGTGGCGCTCGGTGGGGCACACTCACACCGGCTATGCGGTCGAAGCGTTTGTCGATGAACTGCTTGAAGCCGCAGGCAAGGACCCTGTCGAAGGCCGGCTCGAACTGCTCGGCAAGAAGCCGCGTCATGCCGGCGTGCTGAAGGCTGTGGCCGAACTCGCCGACTGGAAGAATTACAAGGTCCCGGCAGGCCGCGCCCGCGGCGTCGCCGTGGTCGAGAGCTTCAACAGCTTCGTCGCGCAGGTGGTCGAACTGTCGATGACCGAAGAAGGGCCGAAGGTGCACAAGGTCTGGTGTGCGGTGGACTGCGGCGTGGCCGTCAATCCCGACATCATCCGCGCGCAGATGGAAGGTGGCATCGGCTTTGCGCTCGGCCACATCCTCTATGCCGAGCAGACACTCGATGCCGGTGCGCCGGTAGCCGGCAATTTCGACACCTATCGCTCACTGCGCATCAACGAGATGCCGGAGGTCGAGGTGGTGATCGTGAAGTCCACCGAGAAGCCGACGGGCGTCGGTGAGCCCGGTGTGCCGCCGCTCGGGCCCGCTGTCGCCAATGCGATGGCGAAGCTCGGTGTGGGACGTCCACGGCAACTGCCAATCGTGCCGGGAGCCGCGGCATGA
- a CDS encoding (2Fe-2S)-binding protein — protein MAAFTLKINGESRQIDVAPDTPLLWAIRDGAGLTGTKYGCGVAQCGACTVYLDGQPIRSCSMPVSAVGSGEVTTIEGLNSKEGKAVQAAWGAHDVPQCGYCQSGQVMSAAALLSLNPKPSDEDIDLAMNGNICRCATYVRIRAAIHSAAKSLEG, from the coding sequence ATGGCTGCGTTCACCCTCAAGATCAACGGGGAGTCGCGTCAGATCGACGTCGCCCCCGACACCCCACTCCTATGGGCAATTCGTGACGGCGCCGGGCTGACCGGGACCAAATATGGCTGCGGCGTTGCGCAATGCGGTGCCTGTACCGTCTATCTCGACGGCCAGCCGATCCGTTCCTGCTCGATGCCCGTCTCGGCCGTGGGCTCGGGTGAAGTCACCACCATCGAAGGCCTGAACAGCAAGGAGGGCAAGGCAGTGCAGGCGGCATGGGGCGCCCATGACGTGCCGCAGTGCGGCTATTGTCAGTCCGGTCAGGTCATGAGTGCGGCTGCCCTGCTCAGTCTCAATCCGAAGCCATCCGATGAAGACATCGATCTGGCGATGAACGGCAACATCTGCCGTTGCGCCACCTATGTCCGCATCCGCGCTGCGATCCATAGTGCCGCGAAATCGCTGGAGGGCTGA
- a CDS encoding ABC transporter substrate-binding protein, with product MLRSRSPLLRFALPLLLLLEMSGGIHAEEAPLRIAVLNDQSGSTADVTGLGSVIAARLAIEDFGGSVLGRRIELLSADHQNKTDIAAAVTRRWIDVDDVSAIVDGGTSAAALVIQDIVKDKQKIAMFSGPATSDLTGKACSPFGFHWTYDTYALANTLPRAMAKSGADTWFFITSNYAFGHALERDASTAIEALGGKVLGRVRHPLGTADFSSFLLQAQGSGAKIIGLANSGDDALNTIKQAGEFGIVEGGQRIGGLLLLINTVHGLGLKASQGIIIAEAFYWDMDDATRDFSRRFEAAAKKKPNMNQAGVYSAVTHYLKSVKAAGSIAGPAVADAMRSMPVNDFMSKDVKIRKDGRVLRDMHLFQVKSPSESRAPWDYYKYLSSVPGEDAFRPAAQSECPLLK from the coding sequence ATGCTGAGGTCAAGGTCTCCGTTGCTGCGATTTGCGCTTCCGCTTCTGTTGCTGCTCGAGATGTCGGGTGGCATTCATGCCGAAGAGGCGCCCCTTCGCATCGCTGTCCTGAACGATCAGTCGGGAAGTACGGCGGACGTAACCGGGTTGGGATCTGTGATCGCTGCGCGCCTTGCGATCGAGGACTTCGGCGGCAGCGTTCTCGGGCGCCGTATCGAGCTTCTCTCCGCCGATCACCAGAACAAGACCGACATCGCAGCAGCTGTGACGCGCCGATGGATCGACGTGGACGACGTCAGCGCAATCGTCGATGGCGGGACATCCGCCGCTGCATTGGTCATTCAGGACATTGTGAAGGACAAGCAGAAGATCGCGATGTTTTCCGGCCCGGCGACGTCGGATCTGACGGGGAAAGCCTGTTCACCGTTCGGCTTTCACTGGACCTACGACACTTATGCGCTTGCCAATACGCTGCCGCGGGCGATGGCGAAATCGGGAGCGGATACCTGGTTCTTCATCACCAGCAATTATGCGTTCGGCCATGCGCTCGAGCGGGACGCATCGACGGCGATTGAGGCATTGGGCGGAAAGGTGCTGGGCCGCGTGAGGCATCCGCTCGGGACAGCGGACTTCTCCTCGTTCCTTCTGCAGGCGCAGGGATCCGGAGCGAAGATCATCGGGCTCGCCAATTCCGGCGACGACGCCTTGAACACGATCAAGCAGGCGGGCGAATTCGGGATCGTCGAGGGGGGGCAGCGTATCGGAGGTCTGCTTCTTCTCATCAATACCGTTCATGGCCTGGGCCTCAAGGCATCTCAGGGGATTATCATCGCCGAGGCATTTTATTGGGACATGGATGATGCGACCCGCGATTTTTCGCGGCGATTCGAGGCTGCGGCGAAGAAAAAGCCGAACATGAATCAGGCCGGCGTCTACAGCGCGGTGACGCACTATCTGAAGTCGGTGAAGGCGGCCGGATCAATCGCCGGACCGGCCGTGGCCGACGCCATGCGTTCGATGCCGGTCAATGACTTCATGAGCAAGGACGTCAAAATCCGGAAGGACGGCCGCGTGTTGCGCGACATGCACTTGTTTCAGGTTAAATCGCCATCGGAGTCCCGAGCGCCGTGGGACTATTACAAATATCTGTCATCTGTCCCCGGTGAGGACGCTTTCAGGCCGGCGGCTCAAAGCGAATGTCCTCTGCTGAAGTAA
- a CDS encoding helix-turn-helix transcriptional regulator yields MPIQDSIPRGLKLNDLGGIEVVAGRYRDHVLPRHSHDGLMLSLLGDGVQRLHYRGVTHAADAGKIVAVPPNEVHAAEPGIEDGWYYHTITIPSILLEQHHPGGSRFLCDTIISDERTRQTLQLLFRSFNGPSALRQEEALLAVLDDFLTRHARLPQQSSYKPTELRAVEICKAYLAAHLDRNVTLNDLVEAARIDRFLLVRCFTHIVGIPPHAWHMQRRLHKSLELLSKGQCVADVASATGFADQAHLTRAFKRVTGITPGRYRKDHIGLQSQRATNQSHFAWPLYGL; encoded by the coding sequence ATGCCAATCCAGGACTCCATCCCTCGCGGTTTGAAGCTGAACGATCTCGGTGGCATTGAAGTGGTCGCCGGACGCTATCGCGACCATGTTCTGCCCCGCCACAGCCACGACGGGCTGATGCTATCGCTCTTGGGAGACGGCGTGCAGAGACTGCACTATCGCGGCGTAACGCATGCGGCCGATGCGGGAAAGATCGTTGCCGTCCCGCCGAACGAAGTGCACGCGGCAGAGCCCGGGATCGAAGATGGGTGGTACTACCACACAATCACCATTCCGTCGATCTTGCTCGAACAACACCACCCCGGCGGATCGCGCTTTCTCTGCGATACGATCATCTCGGACGAGCGCACGAGGCAAACGCTTCAGCTTCTGTTTCGCAGCTTCAACGGGCCATCCGCGCTGCGACAGGAGGAAGCCCTGCTGGCCGTGCTGGACGACTTTCTGACACGCCACGCGCGTCTTCCGCAGCAATCGTCGTATAAGCCGACCGAACTGCGCGCAGTCGAGATATGCAAGGCCTATCTCGCTGCGCATCTCGACCGCAATGTGACACTGAACGATCTTGTGGAAGCCGCGCGCATCGACCGTTTTCTGCTTGTTCGCTGCTTCACGCATATCGTCGGCATCCCTCCGCATGCGTGGCATATGCAAAGACGCCTTCATAAGAGCCTCGAGCTGCTCTCCAAGGGGCAATGCGTCGCGGATGTCGCCTCCGCCACCGGTTTCGCCGATCAAGCGCATCTGACACGCGCATTCAAGCGCGTGACCGGGATCACTCCCGGTCGATACCGGAAGGATCACATCGGCCTTCAGTCACAGCGGGCGACCAACCAGTCGCACTTTGCTTGGCCGCTCTACGGACTGTGA